In Ornithodoros turicata isolate Travis chromosome 1, ASM3712646v1, whole genome shotgun sequence, the DNA window taattaatataacatatcttccattgtgtttatgcataacgctcatcttcattgtatatttgttaagcacttctgatggcggttgtgtgatccgcttctcccaaaatctgattgccacttggaaattatttcatatacgtttgtgtgttgtgtgttacgaagactatgtgattagaaatgtagattTGGCatgcacgtcatgctcgtaaaatctttcgtatgcattgtggcatctgataatagattcgcttttcgcgaaggcttcgtattatctcccaggcactgaacccgaatgtgattgtaaaagtcgatgacactgtgtcgcgaacgctttgacttatctcgccgcaatcagttatcttgtcttatttcccgttttgccctatcttgggcggctcatttttcctatccagtcatacatacggacaactgtgttgacaaaaatatttatttatttgttccgcactccaatcggtttgcttgtcaaagacgccttttcttcttcttttactatgtctgggctagtgcaactgattgagaaatatacaagcactgtggaatttaattcatgaaatatgataagttttcacaagagattagtgatcctttttgtaatcatagactgatgtatcatgtctctaaataccaatgaccgatccttctccggcaattttatccatcgggtgttggatttgtacagagtgtagtcgagtaaaacctatttggtggtcaggtctcatccCATATGAgcattcttacacaaattgtggaatattcgtttccttagcgatcaccgTTCTCAGTCTggccatgctaaatgcaaggtgtttttcattgtggtgcgtagaattcattataatgctgacaaatattacatttattgtttcagttatacacttgtttatttcgataaactacagttctatttcaaactctgaagctttcgtttgttgtcttcattgatgaattccgaagacattaaatagtttattctgattattgggcgcttgaatccagcgttgattaacgcaggcgctatgttgtcgccgtgtttgtattgcttcaacaacttgcactttgtcgcgatgaacttgcacagtctcttattgatgtttcctctCTTTATATGAAGATTGTTGAGTGGCGTACAgaagagtattagatgaaagtCGTCCGGtagtccaccgcaattgatatgtttgttgagtttcaacaggtgataatacatcagaccttgcacgacaatattgaacttctgttgattggacatcgttgcagagactagtagaagaaaataattgcattgccgtggtagtggaacatatcacgtgataaggtTTTATGTGCTTTCCaactcagatatgtgtaatttcaacaaatctgtaatgaatcgtgcgatatagaccgcttgtatatgataatttgatccgactgttttcttgatgaacgcaatgcccattgcaatgactACAATTACATCTGGCCTAGTgttttcaattcttcgttggcaaacctcaaaaactgcaccatcaatcccagtggcccttccgaagttgatgtgcagatatttttattagtattgtagattcggcatataaattcttgcaccttcagttctgtagtttgtaccatgtctccgaatacgaccatgtccaggacgtattgaaatgcagcaatAATGAAATGgcttcgcggctcctcctttttgaagcagtttttgatcacatcttcccatgacttatggtatcgagtacaaaatctgtccatcttttcaatgtagagcaattgtctcatgttttcaagtgcacgtctacacttaattaaaagcatatctatgtttattttattgattaaaattttattatctggttcaGAATGCCATAATCACCACCTGTCGTgaaaattattgttttgattttgtttcaagtattcactcgactgatattctatgagttgtgaacttactgctcgaaataattattgtcttgtatttgtttcaactgttcactcgattgacataagtaagttgctctaagatgggaatgcctcataactctgagttgcatttcacatttgatatttctgtgtggttcattagaaatttctgttgcaagacattacaaaaattgatgtaattaaatttgtttctcgtttttgattgagtatcgttactaccaattaataatttggactttctctacatgttcaataacaatatcacatttctacaaacttagtcgacttgtcaaccactttgacgaaagatttccgtttcagggaaaggatgcgaaaagatagtgacccccgcgagcgatatcgacatctatttgcgctgcacaataaaatatatcgcctttaaactctcttatctgacctctagagcgccccgtttgctggacgaagtaatatagcccctaaccctttgagtgataaagcatgcggtcacatagatagagccATAAAGtatcctggctttgaggaaaagagtgaaaacagtgcatatttcctacgtcttggatacctccatccaggttcgtagtgtttgttagaatgaacaTTGTTCGATTTTCTGATGCTTCAATGATCGATTATtgtcctctgttgttgtttacgtgtccccgcgtgttcctctgttcttcagcgttaactctgtgctatattgtaatatttctcctttcGATAGATTGATTAGtaattatttctctatgtgttggatggtgcgcgtGCTTTGTCTCTCTATTAATTGttgctgttgattgtgttgttccTCGTTATTTctttacgtctatgctgttcacttaataagaaattaaaagttgagtaatgttggaattgcgctcgaaatgttatgacagatattaaCGCTactgcaatgatggttctcacgtataggaatattagactttttataatataacttgtaatttgattttaatcgtattgattaagaatatcttctttgtagtgatatagattttatttcctcttgtgttcgtgtcgttcgtgttccatggtactccatacatctatcggcacccgtcttcaacaaatcagtgcatgtttctcgttttgatagattgttcttcaactatttatcctttgtgtacatcttgtttacgtgttggattttggctctctactagctgttgatcttgtttcaataatattttcttgtctgtttacacattggcagatgcgccgtttagagtgtttctctgctattcagcgtcagctctgtgctgtattaaattcatCATGTGCATCAAAGTGTTTTTcagctattcatccgtgcatgtttaagGTTTAGGTTAAGGTTAAGGTTAAGGTTTgcagtgtctcttagaatgaaaattgtattgggttcaactagattaagtcacgaggatgattttatgatatttaaattgatagattattctcctcctctgtttttttgttaaatgtagtgttatagattttatttcctttgtgttcgtgtcccgtggtcttccaggttccACAATTAACTATcagcacttgtaattaaagctccactatggcggtcacgtataataatactttataataaaacttttaattttgattggaATCATATTGATGAAAAATATCTtgtttgattaaatgtgtcataatggaatattagctgttgtgctcgaaattacttacatctatcaggttctcacatctcatgctttttgtaataaaacttgtaattttgattctaatcgtattgattaagaataccttctttgattaaatgtgttatcacttctgattcattgaaaacttgtgtgtatgattacagttaaataaaaatattgtgtttgatctgtgatacctatattcaatgctattgcatcatacctgtaataagtatattctttgttacgtgtattgtgtttcttctgcttcagatttttggctaagtttttcccgttcatgcagagccataacataatttctgacactaatgactttaataaatattatttcacttgtacttcccagacagaacaccatctcctacggacgtccgTAATAGATCACAATGTCCATATCCGAAAAATGACCTCCGTTGGACTCTCCTCGGATATTTATGGAAGGGTGTCCGTAGCCGTATATCCACAGTGTATCGgtatcgtcatcaccatgacgGTACAGCCCAGCGCGAGCTGAATAAACACTTTGTCTTCGTCTGGTACATGatacatggtgtcagaagtgtcCTTCGTCCCACGTTTCGAACGCCGATATTATGGAAGGCCTGCGAGCTCCAGCAGGACTGAGTTTCGCAGGTAACGTCGCAGAGAACTGGCGTCGCTTCAAGCAAAGGCTCCAAGTGTTTATGACTGCCACCGAGCTTCCACAACAGCCGGGGGCAGCAAAATCATCGGGACGCTCTGACGCTCAAAAAGGTAGCGTTGCTTCTTCACGTAGCGGGAGAAGAGGCACAAGAAGTGTATCAAACTTTTGACCTTCCGGAAGGCACATCATTTAACGAGGCGCTCCGGAAGTTCGAGGATTATTGCATACCTAAGAAGAATGAGACCTACGAAAGGTATAAGTTCAGGATACGAATTCAGGAGGAGGGTGAGACTTTGGAAGCTTTCTATCGCGATTTACGCATTCAAGCAAAGTCATGTGCATTTGCTACGTTGGAAGATTCAATGATCCGAGATCAAATTGTTTATGGAATTACAAACAAGAAACTGCGCCAACGGCTCCTCAGAGAGACTGACTTAAGCATGGATAAGGCAGTTACTATGTGCCGAGCGAGTGAAATAGAGACACTTCGCAGCCTCACGTtcgaagaaaaagagaaggggGTTGACAAGGTAAATGCAACGCGGAACTGGACCCGAGAACAACACAGTGACCGGGGTGCGGATCGTCGGTGCGGGAACTGCAACTTCGTTCATCGTCATGGCACCTGCCCTGCTTTTGGAAAGATTTGTCGACGTTGCCAGAAGTACAACCACTTTGCTTCCTGCTGCCGAGCAGCAGTGAATGACATAAGTGCCGCACCTGTTGAGGACAGCATAGAGGAGTTTTCCGTCCTCGAGATCGGCAGCTGCACATCGCAAGGGCCAAACTGGATCATCTCAGCACATGTATCCGGACATCCTATTTCCTTTAAGGTTGACACCGGAGCACAGGCTAATTTGCTGCCGAGATCCTGGGTGCAGCGAAATGTGCCCAGGGCCGAAGTTCGGCATACCAGCGCGAGACTACGAAGTTACAGCGGAGGAGTAATCGCACACTGTGGGGTCACTACGCTGCAGATGGCATATAATGGGAATACGGATCCCGTGCAGTTCTTTGTTGTAAAAAAAGCGCGGACACCAATCCTCGACCTCTCAGCATGTGAACAATTCAAACTCATCAGCCGAGTTGGCGCTGTGCTTCACATGACTGACGAAGGAAGAAAGATGTTGAACGACTTCCCCCGTGTTTTCCGGGGCCTAGGATGCGTCAACCGAACGTACAAAATGGAGCTTAAAGAAGGGACGGTTCCTGTGGTACAGCCAGCTCGTCGAATACCGCATGCTCTTCGACGACCGGTAGAACAGGAGCTTCACCGCCTGGTTGACGCAGGAATCCTAAGGAAGGCCGACGGCCCAACTGACTGGGTTAGTCCAATGGTCATAGCACGAAAGAAGAACGGACAGCTGCGACTTTGCCTGGACCCGAGGCGCATAAATGAGCACTTAAAACGGGAACACTATCAGTTACCAAAACGAGAGGACATCCAAGCGGAACTTGCCGATGCGCGGGTTTTTTCCACCTTAGACGCCAATTCGGGATATCACCAGATTCCCTCGACGAAGAAACCGCCAAGATTTGTACTATGGGCACGGCGTTTGGACGATATCACTACCTCAGGCTCCCGTTTTGTATATCATCAGCCCCCGAAGTTTTTCATGGCCAACATATTTGAAGGACTACTCGGTGTTAGAGTCTACATCGACGACATTCTAGTCTGGGGTAAGACGCAGCAGGAACACAACGAACGCTTACGCGCGGTACTGATTCGGGCACAGGAGCAGCACCTGACACTTAATCTGGAAAAATGCAATTTTTCCAGAACGGAAGTAGAATTTCTGGGTGACGTCATCTCCAGCGAGGGGATAAGACCCAGTCCGCAGCTCATCAGCAGTGTACAAGAGTTTTCGCACCCAACTGACAAGAAACAACTACATCGATTTCTAGGACTGATAAACTACTTTGGAAAGTACATACCAGACCTAGCTACAAAAACAGAACAACTGAGAGCCCTGCTCCGGGAAGACAGCATTTTCGAATGGAGCCCAGCGACTCAGAAAGAATGGTCGCATCTTAAGCAAGCACTCACAACGGCCCCTCTCCTAGCTCTGTTTGACCTGCACAAGCCCACTAAGGTGGCCACCGATGCATCGAGGGTAGGCCTGGGAGCACCACCCTTTCAGAAACATCAACAGGGATGGCGTCCAGTGGCTTATGCTTCTCGGGTACTGTCTGAATCAGAAACCCGCTATTCCCAGATAGAAAAGGAAGCACTTGGAATTGTATTCGGCATGGAAAAGTTCCACGACTTCGTCTACGGCAGACAGATACTGGTGGAGACGGACCATAGACCACTGTTAGCAATTTCGAAGAAGGCCATCGGCGATATGCCACCGAGACTCCAGCGTTTTTTCTTGCGCTTGATGAGGTACGATTTTCAGTTGCTTTACGTCCCGGGAAAAAACTTGATCGTCCCCGACGTGCTATCACGGGCCCATGGAAATAACTCAGAGTCCGCCCATGTAGCCTGCAATGACGTCGAAGTCCATGCTATCGAGACTCGCAAGAGCCTTGTTAGTGAAGCAACAGCAGCACGAATAGCCCTTGAAACTGCGAAGGACTCCACACTGCGTAACATTACGGAGCAACTGGAAAACCACCAACCCATCATGGGAGAGTTCAATACAGTGCAGTCTGAACTGACCGTGGTTGATGGACTTCTGTTCAAAGGCACGAAGGTTGTAGTACCGACAAGCATGAGATCAGAGATGCTTCAGCGAATTCATGATGGACACCTCGGTATTAATAAATGCTTGATAAGGGCTCGCCAGCTGGTATTTTGGCCCGGTCTCAGCGGAGACATAAAGTCACTGATCAAACGATGTGCCACCTGCCAGGAGTTCTCTTACCAGCAAGCCCAGGAGCCATTAGTAATGAGACAAGTACCCTCCCGTCCATGGCAACGAATTGGAGTCGACTTGTGCCAGTACGCCAGAAAGTATTTTCTAGTTGCCTACGATGCGTACTCGAACTTCCCGGAAGTTGAACAGCTAGACAACACGAATGCACACACCGTGGTGGAAAAACTAGGAAGTATATTCGCACCGCACGGGATTCCGTTGGAGGTGTGCACTGATAATGGCCCACAATTCGCATCCCAAGACTTCCGTCAGCTGGCAAAGCTATACGACTTCACGCACACAACATCGAGCCCGTAttttcaaacttcaaacggcttGGCAGAAAAAGGAGTTCAAGTGGCTAAACGCATTCTACAGAAATCCATGAGAAATGGGGACGACTTTTGGCTCGGCCTACTAGCTTATCGCGTGACGCCACTTGAAGACGGAAGATGCCCGAGCGAATTGTTAATGGGACGTCGGTTGCGGTCCCGCGTACCGGACTTTTCGCAGGACGTACCACCACCAGTGTGGAAAAGGACGCAGCCACACAAGCAATCTCCGGCATTAACGGCTCTACAGGAGGGGGACACAGTCCGCGTACGCGAAGGTAATCACTGGGCCCTCAAGGCGAAGCTGCAGAGCCAAGTTGCCCCGCGGTCTTACAACGTGGTGACACATGATTACCGAGTTCTTCGCCGTAACCGCAGGCACCTACTCAAAACGAACGAGCCATATCTGCCGGACCCAGAGGGCCCGGAATGGGACGACGACTTTGGCGAAGTTCCTGCCATTTAGGACCTCGCCCTCGCATTTAGGACCAGAAAGATAATTCCGAATAAAAACAGCATCCCCCAGATGAAAACTTCGAAGTCTTTGGTTTCCACTCTGCATGAGCTTTTCCTGTTTGTCTTTCATCTCAGTCAGCATGTCGGGATGAAGCCTGTCCAGCACCGTATGAAGTCTTCTGCCCATTAGCATTTCGGCTGGGCTCTTTCCAGTCGTGGAGTGGGGAAGTGTGTGTTGACTCAGAAGAAACCGTGACAGCTTTGTAGTCAAGTCGCCTTTACCCAAGCGCTTGAGGACTTGCTTGGTTTCTTGCACCATTCGTTCCACCTGGCCATTAGAGGACGGATGATAAGGCGCCACCCTGACATGTCGAATTTGATTTCGCTTCATAAATTCTTGGAATTCTTGGGACGTATAAGCTGCACCATTGTCCGAGACGATGGTATCAGGGACACCATGCGTTGCAAATAATGTTCGTAGTTTTTCACACACTGTTACTGAAGACAAAGACGTTAACTGAAAGACCTCCAACCATTTGGAGTGGGCATCCACGACGAGAAGAAAACACCTCCCTTGGAAGGGACCCGCAAAATCGATATGGAGCCGGGCTCACGGGTTCCTGGTAAATTCCCAAGGGTGCAGCCTTGCCCTTAACGGATCTGGCCTTGTTTCCTGGCACTGCAAACAGGTTCGCACCTTTCGTTCAATTTCGTCGTCGATGCCAGGCCACCATACCACGCTTCTCGCCAGTGCCTTCATGCGAACAATACCTGGGTGCACACTGTGCAGTAACCCCAGCACATGGTCCCTGGCTTGTCTTGGGATAACAACACGACTCCCCCACAGGAGGCAACCTCTGTACTCAGACAGCTCATGCTGACGTCGAGCGTATGGCTTGAACTGTTCAGTCACCTTGCCTTGGGGCCAGCCATTCACGGTCCAGTGTTTCACCCGGGACAGAACAGGGTCGTTCCTTGTACACTGCGCAATCTTCCTCGCATCCCAAGGTATCTCAGGTGCCGCTTCCAACATCCGGACCTCGAACAGTGGTTCGTCTGGAACTTCCTTCTGTGCCACAGGCAGCCGACTGAGGGCATCAGCATTTTTTAGTTGACTGGCAGATCTGTACTCCAGTTCATAGTCATACGCACATAGCATCAACGACCACCGTAGCATCCTAGGTGATAGCACTTGCGGAATAGGCTTTGTATGGTGTAGAAGTCCCAGTAGGGGCTTGTGGTCTGTTACAATACGAAAGTGACGTCCATAAACGTATTTATGAAACTTCTTGATCCCGAATCCAATTGCCAAGGCTTCACGGTCGATCTGCGCATAATTCCGTTCGGCGGCTGTCATTGTCCGAGACCCAGACGCTACTGGTAGCTCCCTACCATCG includes these proteins:
- the LOC135390827 gene encoding uncharacterized protein K02A2.6-like, yielding MVSEVSFVPRFERRYYGRPASSSRTEFRSRGQQNHRDALTLKKVALLLHVAGEEAQEVYQTFDLPEGTSFNEALRKFEDYCIPKKNETYERYKFRIRIQEEGETLEAFYRDLRIQAKSCAFATLEDSMIRDQIVYGITNKKLRQRLLRETDLSMDKAVTMCRASEIETLRSLTFEEKEKGVDKVNATRNWTREQHSDRGADRRCGNCNFVHRHGTCPAFGKICRRCQKYNHFASCCRAAVNDISAAPVEDSIEEFSVLEIGSCTSQGPNWIISAHVSGHPISFKVDTGAQANLLPRSWVQRNVPRAEVRHTSARLRSYSGGVIAHCGVTTLQMAYNGNTDPVQFFVVKKARTPILDLSACEQFKLISRVGAVLHMTDEGRKMLNDFPRVFRGLGCVNRTYKMELKEGTVPVVQPARRIPHALRRPVEQELHRLVDAGILRKADGPTDWVSPMVIARKKNGQLRLCLDPRRINEHLKREHYQLPKREDIQAELADARVFSTLDANSGYHQIPSTKKPPRFVLWARRLDDITTSGSRFVYHQPPKFFMANIFEGLLGVRVYIDDILVWGKTQQEHNERLRAVLIRAQEQHLTLNLEKCNFSRTEVEFLGDVISSEGIRPSPQLISSVQEFSHPTDKKQLHRFLGLINYFGKYIPDLATKTEQLRALLREDSIFEWSPATQKEWSHLKQALTTAPLLALFDLHKPTKVATDASRVGLGAPPFQKHQQGWRPVAYASRVLSESETRYSQIEKEALGIVFGMEKFHDFVYGRQILVETDHRPLLAISKKAIGDMPPRLQRFFLRLMRYDFQLLYVPGKNLIVPDVLSRAHGNNSESAHVACNDVEVHAIETRKSLVSEATAARIALETAKDSTLRNITEQLENHQPIMGEFNTVQSELTVVDGLLFKGTKVVVPTSMRSEMLQRIHDGHLGINKCLIRARQLVFWPGLSGDIKSLIKRCATCQEFSYQQAQEPLVMRQVPSRPWQRIGVDLCQYARKYFLVAYDAYSNFPEVEQLDNTNAHTVVEKLGSIFAPHGIPLEKKEFKWLNAFYRNP